A window of Rhodococcus sp. SGAir0479 contains these coding sequences:
- a CDS encoding SulP family inorganic anion transporter gives MGHGSRESGHGHWWLFASLQGYQRGWLRPDVVAGLTVWAVLVPESLAYATIAGVSPVVGLYAAVPALVLYAAAGSSRHLVVGPMSATAALSAAIIAPVAGADGGHYLTLTAVLAIVTGIAGLLAGLCRLGFAASFISEPVLKGFIVGLALTIVIGQVPKLFGIPKGEGDFFEQAWDVARQLGDTQWPTFAIGAASLVLVLGLRRWVPLVPGSLVVVLLSIVAVQTLSLGDHGVDVVGHIDAGLPSLGLPDGRSWQDYYDLAGPAFGVLLIGFAEGLGAAKTYAARAGYEIDANRELLGLGAANLGSGLASGMVVNGSLSKTAVNGAAGARTQVSGIVVAVLTVVTLLFLTGLFEKLPEATLAAVVIAAVIELVDVASLRRLYRVWSRRLGSIYGFAARADFLAAMAAMLGVLVFDTLPGLVIGIGVSMLLLLYRTSRPHIATLGREGAVWVDTDRHAHATTRAAALVVRVESGLFFANADYVKETVEGRCTDETRVVVLDAETSPNIDVSAAEMLRQLQDSLQRRGIELRIAHDIGQVRDVLGAAGSNDRVLEVFSTVDDALSGRKSQIGRHGRKE, from the coding sequence ATGGGTCACGGGTCACGAGAGAGCGGGCACGGACATTGGTGGCTGTTCGCGTCGCTCCAGGGATATCAGCGGGGCTGGCTGCGTCCCGACGTGGTCGCCGGTCTGACGGTGTGGGCGGTGCTGGTTCCGGAGTCGCTGGCGTACGCCACCATCGCCGGCGTGAGTCCGGTGGTCGGCCTCTACGCCGCAGTGCCGGCGCTGGTTCTGTACGCGGCCGCCGGCAGCTCGCGGCACCTGGTCGTGGGACCGATGTCGGCGACCGCAGCGCTGTCGGCGGCGATCATCGCACCGGTCGCGGGCGCCGACGGCGGGCACTATCTGACACTCACCGCCGTTCTGGCCATCGTGACCGGTATCGCCGGCCTGCTGGCGGGGTTGTGCCGCCTCGGCTTCGCCGCCTCGTTCATCTCCGAGCCGGTCCTGAAGGGGTTCATCGTGGGTCTCGCCCTGACCATCGTGATCGGTCAGGTGCCGAAGTTGTTCGGGATCCCGAAGGGCGAGGGTGACTTCTTCGAACAGGCATGGGACGTCGCTCGCCAACTCGGCGACACCCAATGGCCGACCTTCGCGATCGGGGCCGCGAGTCTGGTGCTGGTGCTGGGCCTCAGGAGGTGGGTCCCGCTGGTCCCGGGGTCCCTGGTCGTGGTGCTGCTCAGCATCGTGGCGGTGCAGACGTTGTCACTCGGCGACCACGGGGTGGACGTCGTCGGGCACATCGACGCCGGACTGCCGTCGCTCGGGTTGCCGGACGGACGGAGCTGGCAAGACTATTACGATCTTGCCGGGCCGGCGTTCGGCGTGCTGCTGATCGGCTTCGCGGAGGGGCTCGGGGCCGCGAAGACGTATGCCGCCAGAGCGGGCTACGAGATCGACGCCAACCGGGAACTGCTGGGACTCGGCGCCGCCAATCTGGGCTCGGGGCTGGCCTCGGGCATGGTCGTCAACGGCAGCCTGTCCAAGACCGCCGTCAACGGCGCAGCGGGAGCGAGAACGCAAGTCAGCGGGATCGTGGTCGCGGTTCTCACCGTCGTCACTCTGCTGTTCCTCACCGGCCTCTTCGAGAAGTTGCCGGAGGCGACGCTCGCAGCAGTCGTCATCGCCGCAGTGATCGAGTTGGTCGACGTCGCGTCGCTGCGACGGCTGTATCGGGTGTGGTCGAGGCGGCTCGGCAGCATCTACGGCTTCGCCGCACGTGCCGATTTCCTCGCCGCGATGGCGGCGATGCTCGGCGTACTGGTGTTCGACACGCTCCCGGGGCTGGTCATCGGGATCGGTGTTTCCATGCTGCTGCTGCTCTACCGAACGTCCCGGCCGCACATCGCGACCCTCGGCAGGGAGGGCGCCGTCTGGGTGGACACCGATCGACACGCCCACGCCACGACCAGGGCGGCTGCCCTGGTCGTGCGCGTCGAGAGTGGTCTCTTCTTCGCGAATGCGGACTACGTCAAGGAGACCGTCGAAGGCCGCTGCACCGACGAGACCCGTGTGGTGGTGCTCGACGCAGAAACATCACCCAACATCGATGTCAGCGCCGCCGAAATGTTGAGGCAGCTTCAGGACAGTCTGCAGCGCAGAGGAATCGAGCTCCGAATCGCCCACGACATCGGTCAGGTGCGAGACGTTCTGGGCGCCGCCGGCTCGAACGATCGGGTGCTCGAGGTGTTTAGCACTGTCGACGACGCATTGTCGGGAAGAAAGTCGCAGATCGGCCGTCACGGCCGGAAGGAGTGA